In Brassica napus cultivar Da-Ae chromosome C2, Da-Ae, whole genome shotgun sequence, the sequence TGTAGAGATTCACTGTAAACCCAGCAGAGAAAGCTTCGATCTTGGAGACTAAGTATTTTGAAAGATTGTACTCTGCTTttgttattagtttaaaaacGAATACTTATTGGTGAAGAAGCTTATATATATGGATTCTTGTTGCAGAGTGTTTGAGAAGTCCTTGCAGTATGTGAAGCGATTTAGCCGCTACAAGAATCCAGATGCTGTTCGACAAGTTCGAGAGTATCCTCTTCTCTGTGATTAGTTTTAGATTCTCTTAGTATTTAGCTAATGCTTTGACATGCTTTCATCTTTATGAGAATGCTTTGATTCTGCTTTTCTTAGCACTGAACGATGAATGAGATAGTATAGTTCTTTAGTATTGTGAGGATATGCCATTTGATTTTATTGCAACATGTTTTACCTTAACGCCAGTTCCACAGAATCTTGAGTAGACATCAACTCACTGAGTTTGAGGTAAAATTTTGAGATTGGATTTTTGTAGCTAGGTCGTTTTGATAGAAGACTTTAAACTCACTGCATTGGTCTCGTTGTTCAACAGCTTTGCGTTCTTGGCAATCTATGTCCCGAAACTGCTGAAGAAGCTGTGGCTATGGTTCCTTCTCTCAAGGTAAAAGAAATATTCTACCTTTTTCTAATTCAGTGGAGATCAGACAGATACTTTAAAAAGGGCAAATAGCCTTGTTATGTCTGTTTGACTTTTGAGATATGATGTGAGCTTTTATGTTTTGTGCAGACAAAAGGAAGAGCTCACAGTGATGAAGCAATTGAGAA encodes:
- the LOC106417662 gene encoding DNA-directed RNA polymerase II subunit 4, which gives rise to MSGEEEENAAELKIGDEFLKAKCLMNCEVSLILEHKYEQLQQVSEDPMNQVSQVFEKSLQYVKRFSRYKNPDAVRQVREILSRHQLTEFELCVLGNLCPETAEEAVAMVPSLKTKGRAHSDEAIEKMLNDLSLVKRFE